The window TTTTATCACTTCAGAGCAAGAATTTTAATAGCTAATAAATTATTGGTAACAAAATAACTCCAGTGGAAAATCCACTGGAGCTATATAAAAATTTATTTGTTTTTTACCAACACCATTTGACAAAGAGCCTATAAAAACAACTCCAACAAATGAAAAAGAAGAAAACTTTATTTTAAAAGTTCCATCCATATGCTAACTTTTATCTGTAAAATTTTCTTCTTTTTTCTATTATTAAATTATTTTTATCTCGATCTTATATTTTGGCGGAAGCGTGTAGGAATCGAACCTACCAATGACATTAAGCCACCTACCAGTTTTGAAGACTGTTGAAAACACCAGCTTTCTTCCGCTTCCATTAATTTTTATAGCTTTTCAAAACTCTTTTTTAAACCAAGTTTTTCTACTATATATCTCTCAATTTTAATATCACTCTCTTTTAATATCTCATCTATCCTATCTAAATCAGATAGCTCAGCTCTAATAGAAAGACCACACCCAGCACTTATCTCTCTAGGTAACGGTATTATTCTACACCAAATTCCATAATTTTGCAAGTTTTTTTCTAATTTCATTATAAAATGAGTAGAATCTGCAATTAAAAGTAAAAATCTCTCCTTTTCCATTATGGTTTAATCACCTTAGTAGCATTTAACTGTCTCTCTATAATTGTATACATATTAGTTACAGATCCAACACTTAACTTTTCTGTCACTCCATAAAAATTTAAGCAAGTTCCACAGGCTAAAATCTCCACTCCTCTTTTCTCTAAAGATTTTAAATCTTGTAAGCTCTCTGCTCCATCAATAACTAGTTTTACTCCCTCGTTATAGAAAAGTATAGTTTTAGGTAATTTTTCCATTTCTGATAGTGTATAAATAAATCCTTTCATAAGAATTCTTCCTAATTCAGGATCCCCTTTTCCCATATGTAGAGAATCTATTACTACAACTATATTTTCCTCATCTTTTTTATTCTCTAAATTTTCTCCAACTTTATTTATTATAATTTTGAAAATCTCTCCACTCTCTTGGACAGTATAATCATATCCCATCTCCTTTGACATCTTCTCAAGATTTTCTAGAGATATTTTATTATCAACAGATACCTCTACCTGCCCCTCATCTATATCCTTTAAAGCATTTTTTGTCATAATAATTGGTACTGGGCAAACTTGTCCTGTAGCATCTACTTTTATCATAATAACCTCCCATATTGGCACTAAAAACATAATTTAATTCTTTATAAGTACCCTCACTCCATCAATATTTTTTGTTATCTTAAGTGTATCTAACTTTCTTAAGATAAGTATAGCACTATCTCTACTATTATTCAATAGAGCTCTTGTATCTTTTATCTCCAGAGTTATATTTTTTTGAAAATACTCATTTATCAATTTTATACTCTCTTTTAAAAATCCAGAAAGAATAAAATATTCATCTTCTAAATATTGAATAAATCCTTCTTCAATCATATAAGCATGAACTTTTTCAAATAGATATTTATTTTTACTCTGATTAAAATAATATGAATATGAATTTACTTCAAACTTTTGATTTTTATAATAACTAAAAATCTCCTCTTTCATATCTTTTTCTTCACGAGTTAATCTTATCTTAAAATCTTTAAGAGATATATACTCATCTACAACTTTTATACTCTCTTTCACCTTGTCCAAATCCAATAAAATATTAAACTCTTTTTGTGATAACTCCTTGAATAAGAGAGATCTTAATATTGATTTTGTAATCCCTTTCTTTAAATTATTTTTTTGATGAAATTCAATTAAATAATTTTCTATTAATTTAAGCTTTTCATCTAAAATCTCATGTTGGATAATTTTTTTATCTAAAAGATAAATCTTTCCAGAAGATATATAAGATTTTAATTCTATATCTTTTCCTATTAAAGCAGAGATTTCATCTAAACTCATATCCTTTTTAAATAGTTCCTCTACTCTGTCACTATTTTTTGAAAGAGTGTTCAAAAAATCAATATGTTGCAAATCTCTTCTATTGAAATCACTTTTTGGAAAGAAAAGCAATTCTACTCCCCCTATTGTCGTTATAGGAGAGTAATTTCTAACTATTCCTCTCTCTTCTAAAATTCCACCTATAGTATTCTCCAATTGCAGTTGAACTACGGCTTCCTCTCCACCTAATATATAGTTTTTTTCATATATTTTTACTCTTCCTATTACCTCGGTAGTTCC is drawn from Candidatus Fusobacterium pullicola and contains these coding sequences:
- a CDS encoding DUF3343 domain-containing protein; translation: MMEKERFLLLIADSTHFIMKLEKNLQNYGIWCRIIPLPREISAGCGLSIRAELSDLDRIDEILKESDIKIERYIVEKLGLKKSFEKL
- the yedF gene encoding sulfurtransferase-like selenium metabolism protein YedF → MIKVDATGQVCPVPIIMTKNALKDIDEGQVEVSVDNKISLENLEKMSKEMGYDYTVQESGEIFKIIINKVGENLENKKDEENIVVVIDSLHMGKGDPELGRILMKGFIYTLSEMEKLPKTILFYNEGVKLVIDGAESLQDLKSLEKRGVEILACGTCLNFYGVTEKLSVGSVTNMYTIIERQLNATKVIKP
- the selB gene encoding selenocysteine-specific translation elongation factor — encoded protein: MRDIIVGMAGHIDHGKTTVVKYLTGVDTDTLPEEKTRGMTIDLGFTQIKFEDNSRVGLIDVPGHEKFIKNMSAGASGVDYLILVVACDDGIMPQTIEHFQIVKLFGVTRGMILLTKRDLVDEKRYEEVKKECQEYFKGSFLEKAPILEVSSKEIESYKRVKALLYRELKELKVEDEKKYFRMDIDRVFSLKGFGCIVTGTVKDGEVKVGDNLTIYPKRREVRVKSIESHGEKKESLGSGNRCAINLSGVESSELERGDIVARNLLVGDRVDCKLSLLESVPKLKNNQRIRLNIGTTEVIGRVKIYEKNYILGGEEAVVQLQLENTIGGILEERGIVRNYSPITTIGGVELLFFPKSDFNRRDLQHIDFLNTLSKNSDRVEELFKKDMSLDEISALIGKDIELKSYISSGKIYLLDKKIIQHEILDEKLKLIENYLIEFHQKNNLKKGITKSILRSLLFKELSQKEFNILLDLDKVKESIKVVDEYISLKDFKIRLTREEKDMKEEIFSYYKNQKFEVNSYSYYFNQSKNKYLFEKVHAYMIEEGFIQYLEDEYFILSGFLKESIKLINEYFQKNITLEIKDTRALLNNSRDSAILILRKLDTLKITKNIDGVRVLIKN